The following are encoded in a window of Castanea sativa cultivar Marrone di Chiusa Pesio chromosome 5, ASM4071231v1 genomic DNA:
- the LOC142635803 gene encoding equilibrative nucleotide transporter 3-like has protein sequence MTIVDKSELSLEGKYKAVAVCWILGLGSLMSWNSMLTIGDYYYKLFPLYHPSRVLTLVYEPFAIVTMAVLAYNESKIDTRLRNLIGYSLFFASTVMLIVLDLATSGKGGVGPYIGICAIVGCFGVADANVEGGMIGDLSFMHPELIQSFLAGLAASGTLTSVMRIVTKAAFEKSENGLRKGAMLFLAISAFFEFLCVILYAYFFPKLPIVKYYRSKAASEGSKTVSADLAAAGIQVEADQGAEGNAKHHERLSNKQLFFENIDYAIDLFLIYVLTLSIFPGFLYENTGTHQLGSWYPLVLIAMYSVWDFLSRYIPLLQCLKMESRRSLMIATLSRFLLIPAFYFTAKYGDQGWMIMLVSFLGLSNGYLTVCVLTVAPKGYKGPEQNALGNLLVLCLLGGIFAGVALDWLWIIGHGSF, from the exons ATGACTATTGTTGATAAAAGTGAGCTTAGTCTTGAG GGAAAATATAAAGCAGTGGCAGTTTGCTGGATTCTTGGACTGGGGTCCCTTATGTCATGGAACAGTATGCTGACTATAGGAGATTACTACTATAAGTTGTTCCCA CTATACCACCCTTCAAGGGTACTTACCCTCGTCTATGAACCTTTTGCAATTGTGACAATGGCAGTACTAGCCTACAATGAGTCAAAGATTGACACTAGATTGCGGAATTTGATCGGATACTCTCTCTTCTTTGCAAGTACTGTGATGCTCATAGTT TTGGATTTAGCAACATCTGGGAAAGGAGGAGTTGGTCCTTATATTGGTATATGTGCAATTGTTGGTTGCTTTGGAGTAGCAGATGCCAATGTTGAAGGTGGAATGATTGGAGACCTATCTTTCATGCACCCAGAACTCATTCAG TCCTTCCTTGCTGGCTTGGCTGCATCAGGGACTCTAACATCAGTTATGAGAATAGTAACAAAAGCTGCCTTTGAGAAATCTGAAAATGGTCTTCGCAAGGGGGCTA TGTTATTCCTAGCAATCTCAGCGTTCTTTGAGTTTCTCTGTGTTATTCTCTATGCCTATTTCTTCCCTAAACTGCCAATAGTGAAGTACTACCGGTCAAAGGCAGCGTCTGAAGGATCAAAAACAGTATCAGCTGACCTTGCTGCCGCTGGAATCCAAGTGGAAGCAGACCAAG gggCAGAAGGGAATGCTAAACACCATGAAAGATTGAGCAATAAGCAACTATTCTTTGAGAACATTGATTATGCAATTGACCTGTTCCTGATATATGTGCTGACATTGTCAATTTTCCCTGGTTTCTTATATGAAAATACAGGAACACACCAGTTGGGGTCATG GTACCCACTAGTTCTGATTGCAATGTACAGTGTCTGGGATTTCCTATCAAGATACATTCCTCTTTTGCAATGCCTAAAGATGGAATCTAGAAGGAGCCTTATGATTGCAACTCTTTCTCGGTTCTTACTCATCCCAGCTTTCTACTTCACAGCAAAATATGGTGACCAAGGATGGATGATCATGCTTGTATCCTTCTTGGGACTATCCAATGGTTATCTCACTGTCTGTGTCCTCACAGTAGCACCCAAAggctacaag GGACCTGAGCAAAATGCCTTGGGTAATTTGCTTGTGCTGTGTCTTCTAGGTGGTATATTTGCGGGAGTTGCTCTTGATTGGTTGTGGATAATAGGTCATGGAAGCTTCTAA